In the Flagellimonas sp. MMG031 genome, one interval contains:
- a CDS encoding Hpt domain-containing protein encodes MIYNLDKINEMAEGDEDFIVSVVSVFLEEVPEDLEGLEKAINNKDYENIYKLAHKIKPNVDILGMEQTRAKALEIETLGKTAGSMSEIEEKFPILKRDVLQVVAELKNDFDL; translated from the coding sequence ATGATATACAACCTCGATAAAATCAATGAAATGGCAGAAGGAGATGAAGATTTCATCGTTTCCGTTGTTTCTGTGTTTTTGGAAGAAGTCCCTGAGGATTTGGAAGGCTTGGAAAAAGCCATCAACAATAAAGACTACGAAAATATTTACAAACTGGCCCATAAGATAAAGCCGAATGTGGATATTTTGGGCATGGAGCAGACACGTGCCAAGGCTCTTGAAATAGAAACCTTGGGGAAAACTGCGGGCAGTATGTCGGAAATCGAGGAAAAATTTCCGATTCTTAAAAGGGATGTGCTGCAAGTAGTTGCCGAGCTTAAAAATGATTTTGACCTTTAG